A region from the Algoriphagus machipongonensis genome encodes:
- a CDS encoding DUF547 domain-containing protein has product MTNYKTYLFSILALFFLSCQNSNSESNGKENVSGNARSEIAPPSHQAWDDLVSQYVDSKGMVDYKGFLKDKAKLDAYLNTLSKNPPDRNSWSKDEQMAYWINAYNAFTVKLIVDNYPTESIKDLGPALKIPLISDVWHYKFFKIGGEEFSLDEIEHGILRKEFSEPRIHFAVNCASFSCPPLLNEAFMPSTLNEQLEKQAVAFINDGVRNKISKNSVEISSIFSWFKGDFTKNGKLIDFLNKYSKVKIDSKAKISYLDYDWSLNEQ; this is encoded by the coding sequence ATGACTAATTACAAAACATATTTATTCAGCATCCTGGCGCTTTTCTTTCTTTCTTGCCAAAATTCAAATTCGGAATCAAATGGGAAAGAAAATGTTTCTGGAAATGCAAGGAGTGAAATTGCTCCACCAAGCCATCAAGCTTGGGATGACTTAGTTAGTCAATATGTAGACTCCAAAGGGATGGTTGATTACAAGGGCTTTTTAAAGGATAAAGCCAAACTCGATGCATATCTGAATACTTTAAGCAAGAATCCACCTGATAGAAACTCCTGGTCAAAAGATGAGCAAATGGCCTATTGGATAAACGCTTACAATGCTTTTACGGTGAAGTTAATTGTAGATAATTACCCAACTGAAAGTATTAAAGACCTGGGCCCAGCATTAAAAATTCCTTTGATCAGTGATGTTTGGCATTATAAGTTTTTTAAAATAGGTGGAGAGGAATTTAGCTTAGATGAAATCGAACATGGCATTCTTAGAAAAGAGTTTTCTGAGCCAAGAATTCATTTCGCAGTCAATTGTGCTTCTTTTTCATGCCCACCGCTACTTAATGAAGCATTTATGCCATCAACATTAAATGAACAGCTAGAAAAGCAGGCAGTTGCATTTATTAATGATGGAGTGAGAAATAAGATCAGTAAAAATTCAGTTGAGATTTCTTCTATTTTTTCCTGGTTTAAGGGTGATTTCACGAAAAATGGAAAATTGATCGACTTCTTAAATAAGTATAGTAAAGTCAAGATTGACTCAAAAGCTAAAATCAGTTATTTGGATTACGATTGGTCTCTTAACGAACAATAA
- a CDS encoding rhodanese-like domain-containing protein has translation MKTSINPFQSKRLLILAVFMFFMTNFSFGQSFAYKTLLSGLYDNEFPVLAPNEISDLSNFQILDTREKEEYEVSHIEGAQWVGFDTFDFDKIDSLDKEKPVLVYCTVGARSQEIGKKLQENGFKKVFNLYGGIIQWSNDEKPLYHEGLTTKKVHTYSKAWGIWLTKGEKVY, from the coding sequence ATGAAAACTTCAATAAATCCCTTTCAATCAAAACGCCTACTGATACTTGCTGTTTTCATGTTTTTCATGACCAATTTCTCTTTCGGTCAATCCTTTGCCTACAAAACACTACTTTCTGGGCTGTATGACAATGAATTTCCTGTTTTAGCGCCTAACGAAATATCTGATTTGTCAAATTTCCAGATTTTGGATACCCGTGAAAAAGAAGAATATGAAGTTTCACATATTGAAGGCGCTCAATGGGTGGGCTTCGATACTTTTGATTTTGACAAAATCGACTCTCTGGATAAAGAAAAACCGGTTTTGGTTTATTGTACAGTGGGAGCTCGATCTCAAGAAATTGGTAAAAAACTTCAGGAAAACGGATTTAAGAAGGTGTTTAATTTATATGGAGGCATCATCCAATGGTCTAATGATGAAAAGCCATTGTATCATGAGGGGCTCACAACAAAAAAAGTACATACTTATTCCAAAGCTTGGGGGATATGGCTTACCAAAGGCGAAAAAGTATATTGA
- a CDS encoding Crp/Fnr family transcriptional regulator codes for MKSHSANTPCELCASRKHSMLSDLPEQHVCNISENKNLISHRKGQILYYEGTKPLGIFCINSGVVKVYKTASNGKEQILHLAKEGDFLGYSALLGEENYSNSAMIVEDAKICFIPKETFLATLFNNTPFFKRITKALSHELGIMEEKLTDATQKSIRERLAFVILQLASSYGVDGGETQKIDLVLSREEIAGMVGTATESVIRLLSEFKKDNLIELEGKRIIVKDKRGLARLSDFYA; via the coding sequence ATGAAGTCCCATTCAGCAAATACACCCTGTGAACTTTGTGCGAGCAGAAAGCATTCCATGTTATCGGATTTACCAGAGCAGCATGTTTGTAATATTTCTGAGAATAAAAACCTGATTTCGCATAGAAAGGGGCAGATACTGTATTACGAAGGAACCAAACCTCTAGGGATCTTTTGTATTAACTCAGGCGTAGTAAAAGTTTACAAAACAGCTTCCAACGGTAAAGAACAAATTTTGCATTTAGCGAAAGAAGGGGATTTTTTAGGTTACTCGGCTTTGCTTGGAGAAGAGAATTATTCAAACTCTGCCATGATTGTGGAGGATGCCAAAATCTGTTTTATTCCGAAAGAAACTTTCTTAGCTACCTTATTCAATAACACGCCATTTTTTAAGAGAATTACAAAAGCCCTAAGCCATGAACTTGGAATCATGGAGGAAAAGTTAACCGATGCGACACAAAAAAGTATTCGTGAAAGATTGGCTTTTGTGATTTTGCAGTTGGCAAGCTCTTACGGAGTAGATGGGGGAGAAACCCAGAAAATTGACTTGGTATTAAGTCGGGAAGAAATCGCTGGCATGGTAGGAACTGCGACAGAATCGGTGATTCGACTACTTTCCGAATTTAAAAAAGACAATTTAATTGAGTTGGAAGGCAAAAGAATCATCGTGAAAGATAAAAGAGGTCTGGCCCGTTTATCAGATTTTTACGCGTGA
- a CDS encoding type I restriction enzyme HsdR N-terminal domain-containing protein, with product MDQDLNRVQLPNLNLPPFEPKLQEVDGKLGIFDSLRKKYLILTPEEWVRQHWINFLIHHLDYPKGLIVLERGLVYNKLQKRTDLVVWDKEGKPYLLIECKAPKIKLNQKTMQQACLYNQKINAKYLIITNGLNHLCLSWDEGSGKFQQIKTFPEPPK from the coding sequence ATGGATCAGGATCTAAATCGTGTACAACTGCCCAACCTTAATTTACCTCCTTTTGAGCCAAAGCTTCAGGAAGTGGATGGGAAATTAGGTATTTTTGATAGTCTCAGAAAGAAGTATTTGATTTTAACCCCAGAGGAATGGGTTAGACAGCATTGGATTAATTTTTTAATACATCATTTAGATTATCCGAAGGGATTGATTGTACTCGAAAGAGGTTTGGTTTACAATAAACTTCAAAAGAGGACAGACTTAGTGGTTTGGGACAAAGAGGGTAAACCTTACCTTCTGATTGAGTGCAAGGCCCCAAAAATAAAATTGAATCAAAAAACGATGCAACAGGCCTGCCTGTATAATCAAAAAATAAATGCTAAATATTTGATTATCACCAATGGTTTGAATCATTTGTGTTTGTCATGGGATGAGGGATCTGGTAAGTTTCAACAAATAAAGACATTCCCTGAACCTCCTAAATAA
- a CDS encoding amidohydrolase, translating into MKLKSHVKLIPFLLIGSFAFFFSCQNPKTTVDSIYYGGTIYTVNPEFEIAEAIAIKDGKFVSVGSQDDILNSYESSHTIDLDGKTVYPGFIDAHTHFFRYGEGLRVVDLVGAKSFDEVLLRVENYAKSHPDEEWILGSGWDQNLWEGQEFPSREELDELISERPVLLTRIDGHAALANQKALSIGGVNASTKMLGGSVIVKNGKTTGVLIDNAIDLVSEKIPQTSEEQARQALLAAQENCFAVGLTSVVDAGLDKKTIQLYEKMHQDSSLKMRIYAMVAPSPENMEYFFDKGPYQNDHLTVRSFKVYGDGALGSRGAALLKPYSDKPDETGFLLSKIEDFENLANQFHEHGFQMNTHCIGDSANRVLLDIYAKVLKGKNDLRWRIEHAQVVNPEDVPKFAEFSIIPSVQPTHATSDMYWAEQRLGPERVKHAYIYKELLDQNDMIALGSDFPVEFINPIYGFHAAVARKDQNNWPDEGFQTENKLTREEALKGMTIWAAYANFEEDLKGSIEPGKLADLVIMENDLMLEKSENLRDLPIWSTIVGGETVYQKAK; encoded by the coding sequence CTGAAATTGAAGAGTCACGTAAAGTTAATCCCGTTTTTATTGATAGGAAGTTTCGCTTTCTTTTTCTCCTGTCAAAATCCCAAAACAACAGTAGACAGCATTTATTATGGCGGCACCATTTATACTGTCAACCCAGAATTTGAGATTGCTGAAGCGATTGCAATCAAGGATGGGAAATTTGTTTCTGTGGGGTCTCAGGATGACATATTAAATTCCTATGAGTCCAGCCATACCATTGACTTGGATGGAAAAACAGTTTACCCGGGCTTTATAGATGCTCACACCCACTTTTTCAGGTATGGAGAAGGCCTAAGAGTTGTGGATTTAGTGGGTGCAAAATCATTTGATGAGGTACTATTGAGAGTGGAAAACTATGCAAAGTCACACCCTGATGAAGAATGGATTTTGGGTTCGGGCTGGGACCAAAATTTATGGGAAGGTCAAGAATTCCCAAGTCGAGAGGAATTGGATGAATTGATTTCAGAAAGACCTGTTTTGTTAACCAGAATTGATGGACATGCGGCTTTAGCAAACCAAAAAGCACTTAGCATTGGCGGAGTCAATGCTAGCACCAAAATGCTTGGAGGAAGTGTAATTGTAAAAAATGGAAAAACCACCGGTGTATTGATTGATAATGCCATTGACTTAGTCAGTGAAAAAATTCCTCAAACTTCGGAAGAGCAAGCAAGACAAGCTTTATTAGCAGCACAAGAAAATTGTTTTGCCGTAGGCCTCACTTCAGTGGTAGATGCTGGATTGGACAAAAAGACCATTCAGCTCTATGAAAAAATGCACCAAGACTCCTCATTGAAAATGAGGATATATGCCATGGTGGCTCCAAGCCCGGAAAATATGGAGTATTTTTTTGACAAAGGTCCCTATCAAAACGATCACTTGACAGTCAGAAGCTTTAAAGTTTATGGAGATGGAGCTTTGGGTTCCCGAGGCGCAGCTTTATTAAAGCCTTACTCTGATAAACCTGATGAAACAGGGTTTCTACTAAGTAAGATCGAAGATTTCGAAAATCTTGCCAATCAATTTCATGAACATGGTTTCCAGATGAACACCCATTGTATTGGAGATTCTGCAAACAGGGTCTTATTGGATATTTATGCAAAGGTCCTTAAAGGAAAAAATGATTTGCGTTGGAGGATTGAGCATGCGCAGGTGGTAAATCCTGAAGATGTTCCAAAATTTGCTGAGTTTAGTATCATCCCTTCCGTTCAGCCTACTCATGCAACCTCCGACATGTATTGGGCAGAACAGAGATTGGGACCAGAAAGAGTTAAGCATGCATATATCTACAAAGAGTTGCTTGATCAGAATGACATGATTGCTTTAGGCAGTGATTTCCCGGTAGAATTCATCAATCCTATTTATGGCTTTCATGCTGCTGTCGCTAGAAAAGATCAAAACAATTGGCCTGATGAAGGTTTTCAAACAGAAAACAAACTTACCCGAGAGGAAGCTTTAAAGGGAATGACTATTTGGGCTGCCTATGCCAATTTTGAAGAAGATCTAAAAGGGAGTATAGAACCCGGAAAATTGGCTGATTTGGTCATCATGGAAAATGATTTGATGCTTGAAAAATCTGAAAATCTAAGAGACTTACCCATCTGGAGTACTATTGTGGGTGGAGAAACAGTCTATCAAAAGGCTAAGTAA
- a CDS encoding ComEA family DNA-binding protein translates to MKGKIFYWLKSYLGFSNKESRGFLFLIPFLSLLIVVPTFLEHVRKEKAKEFHLNYIEKIDSLESAGVNLISSPDPLFNTQDTIRTPDKTAQQENLRRISILEADSVTLQIVPGIGPSLASRIIKYQHQLGGFHSPNQLLEVYGLKEETVQEIWNYFEFEPLISKRINLNSSEITELAKHPYISYSEAKVLVAYRNQHGDYETADDLLNIKIFKPSWVEKINPYLAF, encoded by the coding sequence ATGAAAGGCAAGATTTTTTACTGGCTTAAATCTTACTTGGGTTTTTCCAACAAAGAATCCAGAGGTTTTCTGTTTTTGATACCTTTTCTGAGTCTTTTAATCGTTGTTCCTACATTTCTAGAGCATGTAAGAAAAGAAAAGGCAAAAGAGTTCCATTTAAATTATATAGAGAAAATAGACTCTCTAGAATCAGCTGGAGTTAATTTAATCAGCTCGCCCGATCCTTTGTTTAATACCCAAGATACGATAAGAACTCCTGATAAGACCGCGCAACAGGAAAACTTAAGACGTATTTCCATTTTGGAAGCTGATTCAGTGACTCTACAAATTGTACCTGGAATTGGGCCAAGTCTCGCTAGTCGGATTATAAAGTACCAACATCAACTTGGAGGTTTTCACAGCCCAAACCAACTTTTGGAAGTTTATGGATTAAAAGAAGAGACCGTCCAAGAGATTTGGAATTACTTTGAGTTTGAACCACTCATCTCAAAAAGAATAAATCTCAACAGCTCAGAAATTACCGAATTAGCAAAACATCCTTACATATCCTATTCAGAGGCAAAAGTGCTTGTTGCCTACAGAAATCAACATGGGGATTACGAAACTGCCGATGATTTACTCAATATCAAGATTTTTAAACCCAGCTGGGTTGAGAAAATCAATCCTTACTTAGCCTTTTGA
- the hemA gene encoding glutamyl-tRNA reductase, protein MQIKFRALSLSHKTAPVQIREIIALSDQEIERILLKLKDFFSLTDVLVLSTCNRTEVYYSHDLDLSTEIIKLVGLEKGLPDVVNYLEYFKIYNEDRAAISHLFRVSMGLEAQVVGDIQISNQVKRAYQASADLEMAGPFLHRLMHTVFFTNKRIVQETAFREGAASLSYAAIELIESLTTNIYQPRILLIGVGEIGEDVAKNMVYLPNAKVKVTNRTRSKAEEIAGPLGFEVIDFENSFDAMKEADVIICSIMKNEPFITKDLVKQFDIKSYKLLVDLSVPRSIDTSVEDVPGVILYNVDNIRSKTSEALEKRLAAIPLVEDIIAESIEEFYNWKKEMMVSPTINKLKQTLEQIRLEELSRYLKNADKKEYAVIDKITKSMMQKILKVPVVQLRAACQRDQAEEMIEFISDLFDLDQVNTKK, encoded by the coding sequence ATGCAAATCAAGTTCAGAGCTTTAAGTTTATCACATAAAACCGCACCTGTTCAGATCCGAGAAATTATAGCTCTCAGTGATCAGGAAATAGAGCGCATTCTATTGAAGCTAAAAGATTTCTTTAGCTTGACAGATGTGCTTGTCCTATCCACATGTAACAGAACTGAGGTTTATTACAGTCATGATTTAGATTTAAGTACCGAAATCATCAAGTTGGTAGGTTTAGAAAAAGGCCTTCCAGATGTGGTGAATTATCTTGAGTACTTTAAAATCTACAACGAAGATAGAGCTGCCATTTCCCATTTGTTTAGAGTATCTATGGGCTTAGAGGCACAAGTGGTTGGAGATATCCAGATTTCTAATCAAGTAAAAAGAGCCTATCAGGCATCTGCAGATTTAGAAATGGCGGGGCCATTTTTACATAGATTGATGCACACCGTATTCTTTACCAATAAGAGAATCGTGCAGGAGACAGCCTTTAGAGAAGGTGCGGCATCTCTCTCATATGCGGCAATAGAGCTAATTGAAAGTCTTACAACGAATATCTACCAACCGAGAATACTTTTAATCGGAGTTGGTGAAATTGGTGAGGATGTTGCCAAAAACATGGTCTACCTCCCAAATGCGAAGGTGAAAGTCACAAATAGGACACGATCCAAAGCAGAAGAAATTGCGGGTCCATTAGGGTTTGAAGTAATTGATTTTGAAAATAGCTTTGACGCAATGAAAGAGGCAGATGTTATCATCTGCTCCATCATGAAAAATGAACCTTTCATCACCAAGGATTTGGTCAAGCAATTTGATATAAAAAGCTACAAACTGTTAGTTGACTTATCTGTACCGAGAAGTATCGATACTTCGGTAGAGGATGTTCCTGGAGTGATCTTATACAATGTAGACAACATTAGAAGTAAAACTTCTGAAGCATTAGAAAAAAGACTGGCAGCTATTCCATTGGTTGAGGATATCATTGCCGAAAGCATAGAGGAGTTTTATAACTGGAAGAAAGAAATGATGGTATCCCCTACCATCAATAAGTTAAAGCAAACTTTAGAACAAATCCGCTTAGAAGAATTAAGTAGATACCTCAAGAATGCTGATAAAAAGGAATATGCTGTTATCGATAAGATTACAAAAAGCATGATGCAAAAAATCCTTAAAGTTCCAGTAGTACAGCTGAGGGCTGCCTGCCAAAGAGATCAAGCGGAAGAAATGATCGAGTTTATTTCAGATCTATTTGACTTGGATCAGGTTAACACCAAGAAATAA
- a CDS encoding WG repeat-containing protein, whose amino-acid sequence MKVTKFLLSFFIFSFSLLSFTQAQTWEVYDENFKLNSRLIYDQVEILSETVRIGKKDSVLSLLSPNLSPAISLKGTEVYQYLSPWILVKGPEGIGAFHEYGQQALPLEYDEIQTYFNLLLARKGNEFWVFEKGSGKTTALGTLDWAKFTKTGMLLTKSSDGYSIPLSNAGSKTFELLEDSEGDYLLAKEPTGYGLINREGDYVMDPVVDQLEHNKGNFYFGYDENQYLLLEGGDLKANVRYNSFHKITLENGLMLEYIHGKLRRVMEEDGILLDAVGIEEVTIIGENLYNVRFRDGNLGLLSKSGWLVRPNSPLKSIQMGSDGLFPASDGNAAGFVNSMGEWVVQPQFAQVTLFSESLAAYSNGGNWGLLQTDGTILTQPSWDEIKAFQKGFAIARANESYYLLNSQGNPINQEPLDQILLTSDGNFLVEKEGKYGILDSSGTEMIPTEFDNIQRDGKDRIIVRKDGKTGLISDSGEILLPLAFEELILDTEANRVLTKNLYEPVVVVEAEEEGKRRNKKRN is encoded by the coding sequence ATGAAAGTAACCAAATTCCTTCTTAGCTTTTTCATCTTTTCATTTTCACTACTTTCATTTACCCAGGCACAGACATGGGAAGTTTATGATGAGAATTTCAAACTCAATTCACGCTTAATCTATGACCAGGTAGAGATTTTAAGTGAAACTGTTCGGATTGGAAAAAAAGACTCTGTTTTAAGCTTGCTTTCTCCTAATCTTAGCCCTGCCATTTCTCTTAAAGGAACTGAGGTTTATCAATATTTATCTCCCTGGATTTTGGTCAAAGGCCCTGAGGGTATTGGCGCATTTCACGAGTATGGACAGCAGGCCCTTCCTCTAGAATATGATGAAATACAGACTTACTTTAATTTATTGCTCGCTAGAAAAGGGAATGAATTCTGGGTCTTTGAAAAGGGAAGTGGTAAAACCACTGCATTAGGCACTTTAGATTGGGCAAAATTCACCAAAACCGGGATGCTTTTAACGAAATCCAGTGATGGATATTCTATACCATTATCCAATGCCGGATCTAAAACTTTCGAACTATTAGAAGATTCCGAAGGCGATTATTTACTAGCAAAGGAGCCTACTGGTTACGGCCTTATCAACCGAGAAGGGGATTATGTTATGGATCCCGTAGTGGATCAATTAGAGCATAACAAAGGCAACTTTTACTTTGGCTATGACGAGAATCAGTATTTGCTTTTGGAGGGCGGCGACCTAAAAGCTAATGTGCGATATAACTCCTTCCATAAAATCACACTTGAGAATGGCCTCATGTTGGAATACATCCATGGAAAACTTCGCAGAGTCATGGAAGAAGACGGGATTTTGCTTGATGCTGTAGGGATAGAAGAGGTAACTATCATTGGTGAAAACCTATACAATGTCAGATTTAGAGATGGAAACCTGGGGCTGTTAAGCAAGTCTGGTTGGTTAGTAAGACCAAATTCACCGTTGAAATCTATTCAGATGGGATCTGACGGACTATTTCCTGCAAGTGATGGTAATGCAGCAGGGTTTGTAAATTCCATGGGAGAATGGGTTGTTCAACCACAATTCGCACAAGTCACTTTATTTTCAGAATCATTAGCAGCCTATTCCAATGGTGGAAACTGGGGATTACTTCAAACTGACGGTACGATCTTAACCCAGCCTTCTTGGGATGAAATCAAAGCTTTCCAAAAAGGATTTGCTATTGCTAGAGCGAATGAAAGCTATTACTTATTAAACAGTCAGGGGAACCCGATTAACCAAGAGCCTTTAGATCAAATTCTACTTACAAGCGATGGTAACTTTTTAGTGGAAAAAGAAGGGAAATATGGAATTCTTGATTCTTCTGGTACTGAAATGATCCCTACAGAATTTGATAATATCCAGAGAGATGGGAAAGATAGAATCATCGTACGTAAGGATGGTAAAACTGGCTTAATCTCAGATTCCGGAGAAATTTTGTTACCTCTTGCTTTTGAAGAGCTTATCTTGGATACTGAGGCGAACAGAGTACTCACCAAGAACCTTTACGAACCTGTGGTAGTCGTAGAAGCTGAGGAAGAAGGGAAAAGGAGAAATAAAAAAAGGAACTGA